One Fundulus heteroclitus isolate FHET01 chromosome 1, MU-UCD_Fhet_4.1, whole genome shotgun sequence genomic window carries:
- the LOC118563444 gene encoding transcription factor Spi-C has protein sequence MLTELETMAYVTEVKLGGCRGSCCGVVPSSCAEVDLEVIEEYLQEHSLEVQPAHTPATSMIASMGHQTHAHSHQDARIIENSWSGQYAYEWRFGFHSPKEDYKEPTPQPAGLSPQDNHWEHTTYSYQAPIYVDSDSQSSSSQYQDYQDSPSPPSDSGERKDGHLPLAPLSGKRKERLFQFLFEMLQTPSMRSCIWWVQSSSGTFQFSSQNKESLAQLWGRRKGNRKTMTYQKMARALRNYSRTGEIHKVKRKLTYRFDEKTLRGLQGDSVLEQ, from the exons ATGTTGACGGAGTTAGAGACG ATGGCTTACGTGACCGAGGTGAAGCTGGGAGGATGCCGCGGTTCCTGCTGCGGGGTGGTGCCTTCGTCCTGCGCTGAGGTAGACCTGGAGGTCATCGAGGAATACCTGCAGGAGCATTCGCTGGAAGTCCAGCCCGCACACACGCCGGCCACATCTATGATCGCCAGCATGGGTCACCAAACGCACGCTCACTCCCACCAGGATGCCAGGATCATAG AGAACAGCTGGTCAGGTCAGTATGCATATGAGTGGCGCTTTGGCTTTCACTCTCCAAAGGAAGACTACAAAGAGCCAACCCCGCAACCGGCCGGCCTGAGTCCACAAGACAACCATTGG GAACACACCACCTACTCCTACCAGGCTCCTATTTATGTAGATTCAGATTCACAGTCAAGCAGTTCCCAGTATCAGGATTACCAAGATTCCCCATCACCTCCCTCCGACAGTGGGGAGAGGAAGGACGGACACTTGCCTCTGGCTCCACTGTCAG GAAAGAGGAAGGAGCGGCTGTTCCAGTTCCTGTTTGAGATGCTCCAGACGCCGTCGATGAGGAGCTGCATCTGGTGGGTCCAGTCCTCCTCTGGAACCTTTCAGTTCTCCTCTCAGAACAAGGAGAGCCTAGCGCAGTTGTGGGGTCGCCGGAAAGGGAACCGCAAGACTATGACCTACCAGAAGATGGCCCGGGCGCTGCGAAACTACTCGCGGACCGGCGAGATTCACAAGGTGAAGAGGAAGCTCACGTACCGCTTCGACGAGAAGACACTGAGGGGCTTACAAGGAGACTCCGTTTTAGAGCAGTGA
- the LOC105920621 gene encoding adenosine receptor A1 encodes MADWGLVTYTVLEVLIAVACCLGNVLVVCAVAVGIQDCLREPTFCFLVSLAAADFLVGAAAVPLAVLLDGWVSLTSHQCLFLSCIVLVLTEASVLSLLAIAIDRYLRLHMPFRYKAIVTQRRTLLALSVCWILSFLLGFTPLLGWHNLSVAGTHSTNTSSTLPNSSQCTFLSVISLPFMVYFNFLGCVMAPLLVMTFLYIVIFWSLHKRLKNSCPQARASLLREKRLACSLALVLMLFAGCWIPLHLMNCLLLFQGPQAVTQGPLYTGILLSHANSAVNPVIYACRIPKIQKAYGQIWKRLVLKLNCFTRNKPIQQSVATH; translated from the exons ATGGCTGACTGGGGTTTGGTGACTTACACAGTGCTGGAGGTGCTCATTGCTGTGGCGTGTTGCCTTGGGAACGTGTTGGTGGTGTGCGCGGTAGCTGTCGGCATCCAGGACTGCCTTCGGGAGCCGACGTTCTGCTTCTTGGTCTCTCTGGCCGCTGCTGACTTTCTGGTGGGGGCAGCCGCTGTGCCTCTAGCCGTGCTTTTGGACGGCTGGGTGAGCCTGACCTCGCACCAGTGCTTGTTCCTCAGCTGCATCGTGCTCGTGCTGACGGAGGCCTCCGTCCTGTCGCTGCTGGCTATTGCCATTGACCGATACCTGCGACTGCACATGCCTTTCAG ATACAAAGCGATTGTCACTCAGAGGCGCACACTGTTGGCCCTGTCAGTCTGCTGGATACTTTCCTTTCTATTGGGGTTCACCCCTCTGCTTGGATGGCACAACCTCTCCGTCGCGGGCACTCAttccaccaacacgtcttccacgTTGCCCAACTCTTCCCAGTGCACTTTCCTCTCAGTTATCTCCCTGCCCTTCATGGTCTATTTCAACTTCCTTGGATGCGTCATGGCTCCTCTGCTGGTCATGACGTTTCTGTACATCGTCATCTTCTGGAGCCTGCACAAGCGTCTGAAAAACAGCTGCCCTCAAGCGCGGGCCTCGCTGCTCAGGGAGAAGAGGCTGGCCTGCTCCCTGGCTCTTGTTCTGATGTTATTTGCAGGCTGCTGGATTCCCCTGCACCTGATGAACTGCCTGCTGCTCTTCCAGGGACCTCAGGCTGTGACCCAGGGACCACTTTATACAG GTATTCTCCTGTCTCATGCCAACTCAGCCGTCAACCCAGTGATCTACGCTTGTCGCATCCCCAAAATCCAGAAAGCCTATGGTCAAATATGGAAGCGTCTCGTCTTGAAGCTCAATTGTTTTACCAGAAATAAGCCAATTCAGCAATCTGTAGCAACCCACTAA